Within the Nicotiana tabacum cultivar K326 chromosome 11, ASM71507v2, whole genome shotgun sequence genome, the region CCTAAATATAGGAATGATGGGCTCAGGCAAAACAACTGTGGGCCGGATTTTGGCAGAAACACTGGGATATTCCTTTTTTGACTGGTGAGCTTAAGTAgcatattttttctttatttctgttcCCTGGAAATTGTAGATTCATGAGAAATATCATTCCATCAGTTTCTGAGGGCTAAGTAACTGGCATGAGTAGTGAAGCTCGATAACCAGCTGCCAATCTTGTCGTTAACTATCATTTGACACCCTCTACTCCAATTGCGGTTGTTGTTTCGTCTAATAAAGGCGAGTCATTCTCTTTTGTCCATCTTTCAGTGATAGGCTGATAGAGCAGGCTGTTGGTGGAACTACTGTAGCTGAAATCTTCAAGCTCCATGGAGAGAGCTTCTTTAGGGACAATGAGGTTAGGAGCTAAGcaactttcttcttttgttttttcttgttcttGCTGCCACACATTGAAATGAAGGTGCTCGAAGTGCTTGATTCATGACGGGAGGTGTTACAATTGTGTTAAAAATTTGAAGTATTTCTTGTAGCCGTTGTTTCCGTCTAGTAACATGCTCGTTCAGTACAGATTGAATTGCCGGAAAATTGCTAGATTAACCTCTTAAGTATGACGTGTTACGGATAGGGGAACGGGAAGTGAAACTTTGACCAGATTGAACTAAGTGATGAGTGAGCCTCCATCTTTGACATGTCAGGTGAAATTGAGCATGTAAACTCTCATATTAGCTTTCTTGCCAAATAAGTGTGTGTTCTTATCTTTTTTGTGATGCTTGTATAAATGCAAAAAGAATTGGTGAAATATCCAGTAAGATTGCAAGTTGCTGTACCTTCTATTTTTGAAGTGAGAAAGTGCAAATTGCTGAGTAAACGAAATTCTCTCCCTTTTGGAAAATGGACATGGAAAAACTACATGAGCTTTCAGGGGTGAAGGAAGTTGATAGCGTGTTGGTTAGATGGGGAAAGTGGGGGATGTGAACTGGGTCATATTTGTGGAAAATGAAGGAGTGGGCAAATTCATTGAATTCTAAAGTATCTAGTGCATATCAGATTTGTCCAAAATAAATCTAAAGCTTTTATAAATACAGAGGGCATATTGGGAGATGTTTCGCCTGGATTCTGAACTACCATTTGTCAGTATGAAGAATTCTTTCTATTTAGGTTTGTACCTAAATTGTGCTCACTTGTTGTTGATTACGTTTTGTGTTTATTTTAATGTATCCACTTCTATTTTTGTGAAAAAAGGGATCTTGTGTTTTAAATTACAAATGAGGCAAATTCTATGAGAATAACTTCAATAGGCTATTGATCTAGTTCCCCTAACAATTAGTTGCACCGAGTTTGAAGTGCACTTCAGGTCTTCATTGAAAGATAAGTTACAGGCCAAATTACCAGTCATATCGATCTACTGATATGCCAAAACTTCTGTGGTTTAGATTTTATTGATCTGATGCACCTAAGTATATACATAAGCTCTAGACTGTCTCATCGGCACATGAGATACAATACGTCTTAGTTCTATATCACTTTACCAAGTCTAGCTGATACTAACACTCTGCTACTCCGTGTGGTGAGCAATTTTAATTGGTGTTATCATTGTGCTGAtaatttctttcctctcattcCTGATATTAAATGGTTTTTCATTCCATATCTTCTATTTAGACGGAGGTATTGCACAAGTTGTCTGCGATGCATCGGCTTGTTGTTTCAACAGGTGGAGGTGCAGTTGTTCGTCCCATTAATTGGTACGTGAATCAGATTAGATTAATGAACATTTTTGTAACTCCTGGATCGTACGCTGTGGTTTTCTGGTGACATATGCTTATTTGGCTGCTATTAATGCTTTTCTCAGGAGACATATGCACAAGGGTATTAGTGTTTGGTTAGATGTTCCTTTAGATGCTTTGGCCAAGAGAATTACTGCTGAAGGAACTAAATCTCGCCCCCTATTACATGAAGAATCAGGAGACATTTATGATAAGGTAGTTTTCCTTCCAATAGTTAGTTTTATCATTTCCTGTTTTGACGCAGACATGTAGTGTTCGTCCTGCTGATACCTCTTTGACTTTGGTTAGACTTTGAAGCGGTTAACTACTTTAATGGAGACAAGGGGTGCAAATTATGCCAATGCAAGTGCCAGGGTTTCACTAGAAAGTATGAACTCCTCGTGCTCTGCTTCTTGTCCATAACTTCTACATTTTGAGAATTCAGTTTTCTGACCAAGCATCACACATCCTTCTTCCTAATGCTATAGTTACCTATTAAACACACTGATCATACATTTTCGTGGCCTGTATGTTGAAGTATAGATGTTTCAATTTTGCAGATATTGCAGTGAAAAAGGGAAAAGATGTCTGCCATATTACACCTACTGAAATTACTCTAGAGGTCCCTACTCTCTCTTGGCTCTCCGCCTCTGCATCTCTTTGCATGCATATATGTTTATGCTAATACGTATTTCGTGACATACTTAAAGTGATTTTCAATACTTGTCTACTTACATTTTCCTCCCTCTTCCGGTGATATTCTGTGCTCGTTGCTTCATGTACACTGCCAATAAACCTAAATATCAGACCAAACTCGATATTCATCTTGCTAACAATATCCAGTATGCACGTGTGCAGGTTCTTATACAAATTGAGAACTTAAAGAAACAAGAGAGCGTAGTTGTGCTATAAGATTTTTTACCTCCCAAATGGGGGCGAGCCAGGCAGGCGGTTTGGTGCTCTGCTTTGATGTTTGCTTTCTTGACGAGGAGACAAGGCCAAGTTTTTTGGTGTTTGAAACACTTTGAGGAATTAGTAATGTTTTTCTATTATGCACTGGATATCTAATTGTACATAATCAAAAACCATTTGTTGGAAGGTGGAACTGTAGTGTATCTTAAACCTTCAATTGTTGTATACTAAAAACGAGAATGCAgtaatttatttgttattttaaagTGTCTAACAGAATTAAGTATCCATAATTCACGATATATAGGGAGAATGAGCACATTTAAGTGTATTTTGCAGGACGTAATGCTGAATGAActaatttttattacattttgCAGCTTACACCATGGCTTCGTAAAGGAAATGTTagtttcttttttagttttttttcctgCAAAATTTTTTATTGAAAGAATCTTTTTTTTCtgtcttttttccttttcccttggcattttaatttcttctttatttaCTCTGAGCTGGAAATGCAAACCCTACACGTTATACTAGAGCACAAagtcctttttttttccttttgggtgGGGATAATGTGCTGGAGTGATGAATATGAACTTGCTATGGTCCATTGTAACGTATGAGACTTGAGTCCTATATCGGTATTGTAATGTGCTGATGTGGGGTTTAAATAGTCTTGGGCTCTCCCACTTTAATAGCTAGTTTTTGGGGTGTGGTTCTCCATGCGTTGTATCAGAGTTGCGCTTATCTGAAATACTATATTTGTTATAAACTTATAATCTAAACTAATGGATTTCATCAATCAGCAGTTtcgacttttaattttcattccAGAAAAGAGGTAGGTGAAGTGGAACTAGAATGGTgactatttattattattattattattattattattattattattattattattattatataaaaataagatGAGTTATTCCTACTATGTTAATAATATCGCTTAACATTATTTATCTCATAAAAACTAAGAAAACTTGGAAACCGTTTCTTTTCCAGGTGATAATAAAACTAAATGATCTAAATATTGGAGTGAGGGAGGGGGAGGAGTAATactaaattgtaaaaattattcAACATATACCTCATAAGCAAGGTTTGATGCGTAATTTTAGGATGAAGCagcagaaaaatagaaaaagaaagaaaaggaagtcTATAGTCCATTTATTTtctcaacaaaaataaaaaaggtacaagtaataaaatgcaAAATTCAAATGGAAGAAACCAGTAGAGTGTTCTCAATTCGAACACAACCAGTAGTATAGCAAACGACTATTACCGgtatgttatgaaataaaagcaatttagtaaaacatgaacaagaaataaaagcaatttagtaaaacatgaataagaaataaaagcaatttagtaaaacataaacaaaaaatagagatagagagaaggaagagattttcttcttcaattgtgtgtattttcctatctattacaaggcctttatataggcataaaaagtgaaaaaaaatatgttatggaatatgtcattgaacatacaaaatatgtcattgaatatgtcattagaCATTTGAGAtcaagatcatggaagaagagtagacatccaccataatgtgatatttatcataacattcccccttggatgtccatagataatgtgccacgttaaaaccttactaggaaaaaaccctatgggacaaaatcctagtgaaggaaaaagagtacacatgtttagaaatagccttttggttgcctcgttaaaaaccttgcaaggaaaaacctagtgggacaaaaccttgtaagggaaaaagagtacaacgcgtattaactccccctgatgagagcatcaattcacatccttgatcaTTCACATCTCAATCTTATACACTAGTTTcctgaaggttgacgtcggtagagatttggtgaacaaatcaaccatattatcacttgaacgaatctgttgcacattgatatcaccattcttttgaagatcatatgtgaaaaataactttggtgaaatgttatagacctcaaccaaatacattctcgacttgcttcatgaatagcaattatctcagcatgattagaagaagtagtcataattgattgcttagtcgatcgccaagatatgacagtgtctccacatgtaaacacatagcatgtttgagatcaagccttgtgtgtgtgtcagataaataccccACATCAGCATAATCAACAAGATCggtattgcaatcattgccataaaataagcctaTATCGGTAATCCCCCTTAGATAACGCAATATGTGCTTGATTTCATTCCAAGGTTTCCTTGAgcggagctatatcttgctaagacattagctgaaaaagttatgtcaggccttgtagtgttagcaagatatattagcgcaccaattgcattaagatatggtactttaggactaagaagctcttcattattttcatgaggtcggagtggatatttatttatatcgagtaatcttacaaccatcggggtacttaatggatgtgctttatccacatagaagctctttaaaatctttttagtgtatgctgattgattaataaaaattttatctttcatatactcaatttgtagaccaagacaaaaagtctttccaagatcttttatttcaaattctttctttaaacagtctactgctttagaAAGTTGTCTCGGAGttgtaatgatatttgaatcatcaacatacacagagattataacaaattcaaatccagatctttttataaagatacaaggacaaattgaatcattcttgtatcATTCTTTCAATAGGTACTCACACAGGCgtttataccacatgcgccctgattgtttcaatccgtataaggatttttgaagctttatttaataaatttcttggaaacattAATATACTTCAGAACAATtttaatccttcaatgatttccattatacgcatatcaagttttcatgtattgccagattaaaacctgaaatgattATATCCACCATAAGAGACAcgtgtctccatataatcaatgtgaggatatttactaattttcttgtgtcacaagtcgtctttatgtctatcgacttgaactttttgcacaagaacacatttatacctccattggctttatactttcaggtgttgggactatccgcccaacttcacattttttcaagtgaagtcaatttttattgcgtatttttcatttggccaatcatttatcggttcaaatttcatgacagatttgagctcaagatcctcgtcaatattaataatattgaacGCGACATTATGTTAACAATATCATCGATGATCACTCTACGTCGGTTCCATTATTACCTAATAAAAACATAACTTAGTGAGATatctttatctcattattttcaggtacctgagcctctcacaTGAGGTCTtacgaagtgttatgtcgtggtgctcatctagagcacttgcctccttattatgaccatcttgaacatttgcccctctccttcttcaaggagttttatctttggaaccaattggtctattacgcttcatgcgtgccatagactctgtccctggactttattctatttggaacATTAGCAgttgaaatatgacatttagctttgggtcagcaaatgcgtcggacaataatttgtaaatgaattatcacttgaacttcaagttcatattttcttgtacgaggatttatatgtattcataataattcatttgacgtatcactttctcagctgcccatttttccccctaatgttgggatcaccaacacatttcccaaccttctttgggaaccCATGTCTTTGCATTatggtggcataattaaatcatatagcacatccatatttctatatagaaattatttggtttctgaccctgaaccgattgtgatagggagaaattttcataacttggctagatgcgtacaagtgctgttgtatattaaataatacatctcataccaaaattcatttttttttttggagttttgttctcataaccaatgatttagctataattggaggcatacaatttctgctaaaccaacttggatttaaaccagtattatcaagataaatcatcaccatttatattctggaattgtgctctaataatttgagcaagcaatcttgcaaaagccaaactgcaagttgataacaaatgcacatgtgaccatagaatagatgcatctattaaaaattatatattagtaaacggtccacatggcaggtgactaggcccatatatttatcaccttttattcgttccataaatcaagggattcaatcccaaccttaactggtatatcatgagaataagcagcacaagagaattcttgaagaatcttctattcttcaatatatgtcaatataattcttaattaatttttcgcatcataattgaaccgggatggtCAACCGGTTATGCCAACTAGTATTTATTTTAGTAagcctctagtttacttgtggcatatgattccagcatcatgcttatatttgtgtagtacaaatagaaagaaaatcgggtaatctttcatatttacccggtatgattatagaaatatgaagatattcaatcttcctttcatttatagtctcaataggccaatcactttgacttacacatttgaaattcaaaaagtttcttttgagactttacaatatcaatatcatgaataattttattcatccggatagtaacaaattagttttttcggagctcttaacaacttttgtactacaagatctttatcataccattcatatggtaaatgtctccttcacggagaaacttatatcataataaattgtcatggtcagaattatcataagcaaaatcatttcttgctttaattttgccattaataacttttataaggcatgacaaaataatatttggcgtatcacatgtacgcgaccaatgacatattcatgtaaccacacaataatatttattctctttatttcactcaaacctcccttagaggtgagttgtgttgtattcatataatcatgaattcatgtctttattcattgcttttatcacatgttgtcacattcaactttaggaatgggtttgcattctcaatgtttatcacaagtcacattcttttcaaggaatggatcataatcaggaACGTgcttattattttcataccaatttgatggtaaacattgccttcacattttgaaggactattttgagaacccttattgttctccttttataatcatagtgatgattgttattattttgatctttggaaTGCCCACGTTCGttgttcaaccacttgtcttcatttaaacttattatgcactgctaccacattcacttcaagaatggagcaaatcaagtgggacaatctTCATGcctttaatgaaaaatatattatttttctttagtcatcattatatcgtCAATATGGTAtagtgggactcaaacccaatgtcttaccaatataaagacatgttaggccataataaattgggactagaacccaactcttatcattatggagcatctcgatgtcttaccctcaatcagtggcataataggctaaacaatattgaggttcattctcaagccttaatttcaaacacatgccaagaaagttatacacaactaatttgcaacttagcaaatcaaatttgctttcttaaataagtgtacaaatctcaaatcagcgtaaaactttattaattatttgtagcatctatatgaaatacaaccttttgtagtcagaatatttcttctaaattctattagagtttaaatggattataaaatcattgtcataatatttattgactctctctcaaaaatattgttgttttcggggtataccctacctcttggatttgatttaacgccatgactttccttcactcaattcaaccaagcaattagtgaataaatttatcaaaagtatatcatataggtaacaacacatatatagtactaatacataaattcagcatttatattacttgaaaagtgacattataggtaacaacttaccagttgtagcttctacatcattcatataaaatacttgaaaatggtaagtcagtagcaagcatcaagtaggtcatggatactcgaaaatacctcttctagtagttatactaatcattgtttgctttcaaatgatacgaccataaattatgaagtatactttctcaGTAGCTGAtttgtttttcaaatttcaaagaagtaattaatcaacctagataaagatgtgaagtatttcttgttttcttcaagatgatttatTCTTCTAATCAGTAGGACAATTTttttattctccttttttttttactatatGCAAGTgcaaaaatccaaaaggaaaaaatattcatccaagtaaaagaaaatgttaaaagCGGTAGGACAGATTTAAGATAGTTAACACACAAATATGCATAAGACAACTTATATAacatatccttggttaccatgacatgcctcatatcaacaattaattgctactatgattttcacatatagaacttcgaaaattttatttcattcatgtgatatgaatgatgtaatattaatatgtgcttatgcaatacaTGTATGGtacgaagttgtgtgcatatgagaTATTAAAGGATGACAAGTATAACATAATTATACCTTCTTACGTTCcattacttaccatatgtagtttctctttacatCTAACCATGAGATGATATGTATGACTTCTAATTGCAATCTTTCCGGATGTAGGAAATattttgtagatatatatacaattggttagagactcgtgctgataacgtgttatgaaataaaagcaatttagtaaaacatgaacaagaaatagagatagagagaaggaagagattttcttcttcaattgtgtgtatttttctatctattacaaggcctttatataggtataaaa harbors:
- the LOC107818889 gene encoding shikimate kinase, chloroplastic-like isoform X1 gives rise to the protein MEARVSQSLQLSSWIKSDKVVRKPGGCLRFSVKWNEKLMHRTVISCHLQPRKANRRVALKVSCSSHNVQASVLESECITASTDEIETLKNKSEEVEEYLDGRCIYLVDMVIRRFFLNIGMMGSGKTTVGRILAETLGYSFFDCDRLIEQAVGGTTVAEIFKLHGESFFRDNETEVLHKLSAMHRLVVSTGGGAVVRPINWRHMHKGISVWLDVPLDALAKRITAEGTKSRPLLHEESGDIYDKTLKRLTTLMETRGANYANASARVSLENIAVKKGKDVCHITPTEITLEVLIQIENLKKQESVVVL
- the LOC107818889 gene encoding shikimate kinase, chloroplastic-like isoform X3 encodes the protein MEARVSQSLQLSSWIKSDKVVRKPGGCLRFSVKWNEKLMHRTVISCHLQPRKANRRVALKVSCSSHNVQASVLESECITASTDEIETLKNKSEEVEEYLDGRCIYLVDMVIRRFFLNIGMMGSGKTTVGRILAETLGYSFFDCDRLIEQAVGGTTVAEIFKLHGESFFRDNERAYWEMFRLDSELPFVSMKNSFYLGLYLNCAHLLLITFCVYFNVSTSIFVKKGILCFKLQMRQIL
- the LOC107818889 gene encoding shikimate kinase, chloroplastic-like isoform X2; the protein is MEARVSQSLQLSSWIKSDKVVRKPGGCLRFSVKWNEKLMHRTVISCHLQPRKANRRVALKVSCSSHNVQASVLESECITASTDEIETLKNKSEEVEEYLDGRCIYLVGMMGSGKTTVGRILAETLGYSFFDCDRLIEQAVGGTTVAEIFKLHGESFFRDNETEVLHKLSAMHRLVVSTGGGAVVRPINWRHMHKGISVWLDVPLDALAKRITAEGTKSRPLLHEESGDIYDKTLKRLTTLMETRGANYANASARVSLENIAVKKGKDVCHITPTEITLEVLIQIENLKKQESVVVL
- the LOC107818889 gene encoding shikimate kinase, chloroplastic-like (The RefSeq protein has 6 substitutions, 1 non-frameshifting indel compared to this genomic sequence), whose translation is MEARVSQSLQLSSWIKSDKVVRKPGGCLRFSVKWNEKLMHRTVISCHLQPRKANRRVALKVSCSSHNVQASVLESECITASTDEIETLKNKSEEVEEYLDGRCIYLVGMMGSGKTTVGRILAETLGYSFFDCDRLIEQAVGGTTVAEIFKLHGESFFRDNETEVLHKLSAMHRLVVSTGGGAVVRPINWRHMHKGISVWLDVPLEALAKRIAAEGTKSRPLLHEESGDIYDETLKRLTTLMETRGENYANASARVSLENIAVKRGKDVCHITPTEITLEVLIQIENFLKKQESIVVL